The Populus trichocarpa isolate Nisqually-1 chromosome 2, P.trichocarpa_v4.1, whole genome shotgun sequence genome has a window encoding:
- the LOC7462867 gene encoding ethylene-responsive transcription factor RAP2-1, with product MEGECYTSPSASSSTPTISSIGKRKHGRQQNQEKPYRGIRMRKWGKWVAEIREPNKRSRIWLGSYSTPIAAARAYDTAVFYLRGPSVRLNFPDLIHQEDELCDVSAASIRKKATEVGAKVDALQTALHASPGDNSPANRLLLSEKPDLNEYPENCDEE from the coding sequence atggaaGGAGAGTGTTATACATCACCAAGTGCTTCAAGTTCAACTCCAACAATATCAAGCATAGGGAAGCGTAAGCATGGTAGGCAACAAAACCAGGAGAAGCCATATAGAGGGATAAGGATGAGGAAGTGGGGTAAGTGGGTAGCTGAAATTAGAGAACCAAACAAGAGGTCTAGGATTTGGCTTGGGTCCTACTCAACACCAATTGCTGCAGCTCGTGCATACGACACAGCCGTTTTCTATCTCCGAGGGCCTTCTGTTAGGCTTAATTTCCCTGATTTGATTCACCAAGAAGATGAGTTGTGTGATGTGTCTGCTGCTTCTATACGCAAGAAAGCCACTGAAGTCGGGGCTAAAGTTGATGCCTTGCAAACAGCTCTCCATGCATCACCAGGAGACAACTCGCCAGCAAATCGACTGTTACTTTCAGAGAAACCTGATTTGAACGAGTACCCAGAGAATTGTGATGAAGAGTGA
- the LOC7462868 gene encoding WUSCHEL-related homeobox 4 — translation MGSMKVHQLARGFWEHEPFLTLGFKRLRPLAPKLANTDHSAASFDLKSFIRPDSGPRNLASSDEKKDSPQGETHPGGTRWNPTQEQIGILEMLYRGGMRTPNGQQIEDITAQLSRYGKIEGKNVFYWFQNHKARERQKQKRNSLGLSHSPRTPSPVTIISLDTRGEVEGEEDSPYKRKCRSWTFECLELEDSRSCREKGDRTLELFPLHPEGR, via the exons ATGGGAAGCATGAAGGTGCATCAGTTGGCACGTGGATTTTGGGAGCACGAACCCTTTCTTACGCTGGGTTTCAAGCGTTTACGCCCTCTCGCTCCCAAGCTGGCCAACACAGATCATAGTGCTGCCTCTTTCGATCTCAAGAGCTTCATTAGACCCGACAGTGGCCCTAGAAATCTTGCCTCTTCTGACGAGAAGAAAGATTCCCCTCAG GGGGAGACGCACCCGGGAGGGACACGTTGGAACCCAACGCAAGAGCAGATAGGTATACTAGAGATGTTGTATAGGGGAGGAATGAGAACTCCTAATGGGCAACAAATAGAAGATATCACTGCACAACTAAGCAGATACGGCAAGATTGAAGGGAAGAATGTTTTTTACTGGTTCCAAAATCACAAAGCCCGCGAGAGGCAAAAACAGAAGAGGAACAGCCTTGGTTTAAGCCATAGTCCGAGAACCCCATCTCCCGTTACCATTATATCTTTGGATACTAGG GGAGAGGTGGAGGGAGAGGAGGATAGTCCATACAAAAGAAAGTGTAGGAGCTGGACCTTTGAGTGCTTGGAATTAGAGGACAGCAGGTCATGTAGAGAGAAGGGAGATAGAACTCTCGAGCTTTTCCCATTGCACCCGGAAGGCAGATGA